Sequence from the Prunus persica cultivar Lovell chromosome G5, Prunus_persica_NCBIv2, whole genome shotgun sequence genome:
TATAAACGCTTGCAGACATTTCAGGCATAGTAGGTGAAGTTGTCTTTGTGGGATAAATGGGTGGAATACTATCCTTGTAAACAGCGGAGGCAGGATTTTGGGATGTTAAGCGGCTTGAGGCCACAGCAGTGGTATCAGCCATGTTAGGTTGCAAAGGCATGTTGTATGGTTGTGACTGGCCAACAGGCATCAAATAGACTGGATACTGCTGATGATCAAGCTGGTGATGAAGCTGTTGCTGTGGTGGTGGAGCATACATCGTGTAGTAAGATTGCATTGGCGCTTGACCTGTGGCAGGGTGGTGCATATAATGAGTGTTGGCATGGAcaaattgttgttgttgctgctgctgctgttgttgttgctgctgctgctgctgctgttgttgttgttgttgctgctgctgttgttgatCAGATTGTGGAGGCATGGTGTACCCTGAATCCTGAACTTGTTGAACTTGGCTTTGGGAACCCAGATCGGAAGCATCGCTGTTTGTATTTGGACTAACAGGACCTCTGGTGTTTTCCCTAGATGCAACTTGGATCTGCTCTTGGTAGTACATTGGTTTGGAGAGCGAGTTTGCAGATGCAATACTACTATCACTGGACAATTGGGACAAACCATATAACCATTTACCCAACTATTATTTCCAAactctaaaaacaaaaattagaaaactgGTTGGCTCCTAACTTTTCTCTGTTAAAGTAAAATCTCTCATCAACCCCTACACCTAAAAGTAGAGAAGCACATCTCTTCATACTCATTGAACAAAAGTAGCAAGATTAAATTGGCCTGTTTCAGCTTAAGAATACATAGAATCCATCTCTGTGTGTGCCACGGCATTTACTTTGAAATAGAAGCTATTATCTTTACCTAAAACAAATATCTgataaaaagagagaagtaCGTACCTTGCAACTGAATCGGGTGAAGGCAAACTATaacctcctccaccaccaccagcagCCTTATTAACTTGCAAAGGCTGCAAAGGTAATGGCAGAGGAGGCTTACGAAACCCAACTGGCACACTCTGATCCGACGATCTCTCATCATCTGATGAGATGACCCTGTTCACATTTTCTCCAGAAAAAGGCATAGCATTCATCATCTGAGTACCAGATGGCGGCAAAGCCCCAGAATTAGCAGCCAATGATggtgcagcagcagcaaaacCAGTACTCATTTGAGCAAACTGTTCCTCTATCCCAATAGCCTTGTGACCATTCTGCATCACTCTAGCCCCATTGTCATCCATACGAACCCGAATCGAAGGCAAATTAGACAAGCAAGGCGATGAAGTAGACGACCCAAAAGACGAACTACTATTCTCCACAAAGGGTGACTCTTGATTGATCGAATGCACATCATGTACTACATTATTAACATTCTTCATCACATCATTAATACCCTGTTTGTTGTTGTCACCAAAGAAGTCACCTTGAGCCTCCAAATCGTTACAAGAATTCTCACTCCCAGTCAACAAGCAATCCATGGTGGCCGAGTCCGAGAGATTTCTGGGAATAAGACCCGACCCATTAAGCGCATCGACGAACCAAGACTCGGACTTTGCATCATCAAGCAAAGCCCCCATGGACGCAGCAGTTTCAGGCTTGGCAAAGAAGAGAAACAATCGGAGCCGCGAAGGCTTCAAAGGAGAGGTGGAAGCCGTGCGGTCGTATTCTTCGATCATGTTGTCGAGATCTTCGTCGGTGGTGACTGAGATGAGTGAGTCAAGGTCTTCGCTTGGTAGCTGGTACTTGAGAGAGAAAGGCCGGCCATGGAGGAGGGTCCGGGAGAGGCGGGAGCAGAGGTCGGAGAGTGAGGAGCTGCGTTCGGTTAGTACAATGCGGGTTTCGCCGCCGACGTAGCAGAGCGACTTGTCGTGCGGGCGGGGGATGATGTGGCCGCCATAGCTGCACATGAGGCGAAGCTTGGCGCCTGGGATTTGGGGGAGAGGCTCATCCCATGCGTCGACATTTCGAGACCTTGGGGACGAGTCAACTGAGTCAGGGTAGTTGGGTTGCATGCTGGTGGCTGCCATGGCTGTGGTGGTGATTGTGGTGGGAAGAGGTGGGAGAGGTGGTGGATCCATTGCTGCTTACTGCCTGTGGTCTTCTATGGCAGTGCTATGTgtaatggagagagagagagagagagagagagagagagagagagagattttgggTTAAATATGCAAATGGAAGTTTTGAGGGATTTTGTTCTGCTTTGAAAGTATTTTGACTTGAGATTGAAAAGGCAGAGAGAGTTTGTGCTTCTATTCTATGCCTATCTATGACTGCTTCTCTGTCTATTTTATTCACCCCCGATCTCTTGAACAACATGGGTCCAAGAGACTGTGGTCACTCACAATTAGATGTAACATTCAAGAATTCATTAAATCTCTTAAACTTTTGTAGTTCAGGAGATTGAGACtgctattttattttcacaCCTTTGAGTATTTGATTCAATGAGAATAGAACAGCTTCCAATTTTAAGCTTGATTAGGGTACATGCATCAATGGATTATGGATGAGTAGATGACAGGTGTCATGTAATTAATCTTCATAGACTAATTTGTCCCATGGACACACActgttttactttttcattgccaatccaataaaagaaaattttcaaagaaaaatggacCTTTAATTATGCATCACTCACGGGATTAATCTATGCAAATAGGTTTTTATCTGTGTAAGAGAAgtcaaatttaaattagatGAGCTCcaattccaaaacaaaaaacaagagaaaaagaaaaaccaccTGTATATGCCGCTGCTATATGCATACGTGGTGAGAGTGGGATTCTTGACGCGTCGCCCATGCACTGACGCACATGAACTTTACAGAGAATTGGACCAATCTCACATGGACATCCATAGGAACTTGTGCGTGTTCTTCTAAGTTATAACGCTGTGAAAATGGATctacaattctttttttggttttgatggtGCATGCATGATGATGAAAGCAAGCCCTCTCACTTTAAAATGATTTGCCCTTTTGCTTCTCCTTCAGATACGAGGGGGCTGTAACGCAATAACAGAACACAAGAGAGCAAATATAGGAGAACAATGTGCTGTGGTCTGTAGTGTGGTGTGGTGTGGACAATATTAAATCTGAATGATTTATAACAACAGAAAAtatgaaacaaaatttgatagATCTCTCTGTTTATAGATCACTAGCTAGATTCACTTTGAGTAGTAATAATATTCTTGAATTGGTCATTTTGTCCTTTACACATCCATCCCCTCTgctaatatgaaaaattgctTTCAGCAGTGGCCATTGTCCAATGTCTGTATTATGCATCCATGTGTTGGGTTACAGAACCAGAGGCCCTTTCCAGTGTACATTTACTGTCAAAActttatattataatgtttTAAGCAAATCTAGTACAAGAATGTGAGTTGAGTTTGCCTAAGGATTTTATGTTGCTCCAgcctcaatctctctctctctctctctctctctctctctctatatatatatatatatataatgcctCTTCATGGTACTTGAATTGAAAGAATAGATTACTGTATACAAGCTGGACATGAGTTGGGTTACAAGCAAGTAATGGTGAGACATATGGATGACCTGATCAACTTGAtggttttggaatttgattaATCTCAGGCATCTCCCAAGAAgaacaaataattaaaataaatcttCCATGCAAAACTAACATACATAAACAATACATTTGCCATTTTCTTAATGCATATTCAACAATATCTTGTagcaaatgaaattaaaacgAAGGAGAAGGATGGGGACTGAAGTCTGAGGAGTGAGTGAGGAGATACCTCTCTGCCTATGTACTTTTCCTctttctaaaaataataacgTTATTGATATACCAAAATGTAATTAGTATAACGTAGTTTTTTTAGGGCAGAGAATAACATAGTTGCATTCCCCTATTTCTGCAAAAttgcgtgtgtgtgtgcatgTCTTGCCTCACAATTGGGCCTAACGTTCCTTTAGTTGTTGTGTTGGACAATTAATCGCACGTAACATACCCTTTTAATTTCAGAGGTTCCCAAGCACGCCACGGggtctctttctctttctgtttGATTCCGCCATTGATGCGGGAGCCCGAAGCTCGGGGAGCTTTTGTTCTTCAGAGTTCTCCATCAACGgtaacctctctctctctctctctctctctctctctctctctctctctctctctctccgatgTATATAGGACAATGTTCTTAGGAAAATATGTTATATCTTTTTCAGCATGAATAGGTATGACCATCATTCTATATCTTAGGCTATATCATAGAATTACCTTTTATGGTCCGTGCATGTCTTCAAGAATTGTGTTGTTTCCCATTGATGTTTGTGCCAGACAGCTCTTCAATATGTAACATATACTTGGGTTTGTAACGATGTAGGTTCATGTTTATTGACGATTAAGAATGGTAACTGGCATTTTCAATTGAACCACAAGTTGATATTGTAAAACTTTAATCAGATTTTTTCGTGATACCAGTATCATGGAAACTACCTAAAGCATCATATTTCTGCCAAAAAAAGAGATTGGCATCATGTCAATGATCATTGTCCTGATAATAAGCTTGGAAATTATTTCCTGTTGTTATCATGCTTAATGTGTCAAATTCTAGTGGCACTAATGTTTATCTTATGAGAATATCATTATGCAAATGCAGTGTTTTCTGATGTGAATATTTTTGCCGATGCACATCTCAGCGCATTTTCTGTAGtattttttcaagtttcaattttcaggGCACTTACCTCTggatccaacaaaaaaaaaaagagaaaagggcACTTACATCTGGGAGAACGAAAACGGTTAAGCTAATGACATTTGATTCTTCAATAATATTGTACCTGTTCTTCGGTTCAAATTGGCAGTTATATTCTCCTTTTTAAAAGatcatttcaatttggttttgcACTTCAGTTCGAAAGAAGATGCCAGACTTTCAGTTGGGATCTCACACATTAAAATCTCATGGAGTCAAAGTGGCTAAAGTGCACAAATATGATTGGTTAATTCTTCTGCTTCTTGCGGCGGTAGATATAACTTTGAATGTTATAGAGCCTTTTCACCGTTTTGTTGGCGAGGAAATGATGACTGATCTGAAATACCCTTGTCATAAGGACACCATACCTTTATGGGCTGTTCCAGTATGTATCTGATTCTTACAAtctgttgaccaaaaaagattCTGATAATCTCTTATCCTTGTACCTTACAGATAATATCAGTGAACACTTTAAGTTTTCTAGTTTTGCATTTGTATCTGTCTTccaggagaaaaagaaaagctaatACTTGACTATATCTTGAATTCCTGTGTCAGATTTACGCAGTAATCTTGCCTCTTGTCATCTTTCTCCTGTACTATTTTTGCAGAAAGGATGTTTATGATTTACACCATGCCATATTGGGTATTTTCTGTGTCCTTTTAGGCTTCCACTATaccagtttttttgttttgtgggcTAATGGTTACATTTGCAACTTAGGTCTTTTCTATTCTGTTCTTATAACTCTTGTTATAACCGATTCAATCAAAGATGCTGTTGGTCGCCCCCGTCCAAACTTCTTCTGGCGGTGTTTCCCTGATGGAATAGGTGTAGGTgacaactttcttttttctatccATTAAGGGCTTGTTCTTGCATTATGCTGATCACTAACTTGTCAATGGAATCTAAAGGAATTTGATCCTGTCAGTGGCAATGCTATGTGTAATGGAGATAAGAAAGTTATCAAGGAAGGACATAAAAGCTTTCCTAGTGGGCATACTTCAGGTAAGTGAGAAAGTTAATTCAGATTATTGCTCTTGTTGCCTTACTAATTCAGAATAGAAAGATATCCATGCTCTTATCTTGATAGTTAAACGCATAGTTTTTTGAGGTCTATTGCTGCTCTGAGTAACCATTTTATGAGTCCTTCCAGAATATTATGTAGGCACATTTTGCATTCATATTCCTGTTTTCTCAATCTTACAGAAAACTGCTATTTGAGtattttcagtttattttgtACTGGAACATGTATAATGTGGAAGCATAATGTTGGTTGTTTGTATCAAATCATCCTTGTTCTGTTTGTTGGTATTTCTAAGTTTATGCTGTTGAAAAAGACTCTACATAATTGGGTTTGTACTTGTTATTATGCAGTTTCATTTGCAGGTCTTGGTTTCCTTGCATGGTATTTGTCAGGGAaaattaaagtgtttgatcGTAGGGGCCATTCTGCAAAGCTCTGCATTGCATTTCTTCCGTTACTCTGCGCTGCTCTTGTGGGAATCTCTCGTGTGGATGACTACTGGCATCATTGGCAAGACGTCTTTGCTGGAGGTCTTATAGGTTTGCTACTAAATGCATGATTAAATTTCCATTTCCTTCCACTATAAAACTTGGTTTAGAAAACAGATAGTAATCCATATATTGGGGCCTTGAATTTGTTTAAGTGCAGGAATTACCATAGCTTCAATTTGTTACTTGCAGTCCTTCCCTCTTCCAAACCAGCACGATGGTGCGTCTGCTGTCTTAAttatttcctcttttctctcctGTCGGATATCTAGTTCATGTTTCATTCATTCATGGATAGCAAATGCTAATCTAGTCTGTATGCCTGTACTTTTGTGTTTTCTTCCTTAGAAGATAGACCTCATGGTTGTTGTTGATATAGTTGTGTGGCAAGTATTGTATAAGGACTTCagaaagaattgaaattattgaaactttCCGCAGCAGCTTAGACACTTGTTGGCCTTTTAACTTTGATAcctaaaattaagaaaagaaacttgAGTGAGGACCTTGGGATGCAGAAATGCATAGGGTTATTAAGATAAAATCAGTTTGAAATCAAGAACATGGCATTGAACAAATTAATCTGCTGTCTGTCTCTCtcattttgttgaattttctttcaagcAGTAAATTTTTAGACAGAAGAATGCTTAAAATCTTTATGAAATAATCTGTCATTTATCCCCTatctactatatatatataacctttGGATTCTTAATCTTGAACTTGCAGGGTGGGCACCTCATGCATATTTTTCCATGCTGGCTGCAGAGAGGAATGGTGGCCTGTCCATGTCCCCAGCCACAAGGGCTAATTCTCTTCGTATGCGGAGAACAGATATGGACAGTCCAGATTTCACTCCACAAGATACCAGTCCACCACCCCACCAATTACTGGAAGAAATGGAAACTGGGAGAAGATACTGATTTTGCAGTTGTATATATCAAATAGAAATAATAACTTAAGGAAGATACTTTGTATACGCGATGCAGAACTTCATTTGATGACTGTAGCTCCCAACTTCATACTTTattcaatgaaattttttcaatgtCTTGCTTTCCAAGTTTCATTATCAGGCTGCTGTTGCAATATAGCTTTGAGATCGATGTACTCTTTCTAAACCTGTTGGTCTTTTAACAGCTGAGGTTATTGACTATTAGGAGAGACATTAAAAGGAGAAATCTCAagtcaaagaaaacaaatatgaaacATTAAATGGCGGGGCCCGTCTTAGTTAATGTCTGAACTCCCAACCTAACTTTCAGGAACCGTTGGCTGTTAATTGGTGATTGGTGGCAACAGGAAAAGCTATCCCATTTACATAATAACAGTTGCTGCACTGCCTGCTATCATAAATTCCTTCAATTTAAGCCTCTTACTTTATTTCCCTTTGAATAAATAGCTGCACCTTCATCTGCATCTTCATTAACATACTAAATATATCGCCTTGGCATGTAGCTCTCTCCACGATTCCATCTCTCAGAAAAATATGCAGACATTTACCGGATTCTGTGGAAGTTTGAAGAGGTACAGGAGGAGAAGACGATGTCGAAGACTAAGAAGTGTGGTTAGCAATGAGGAAAATGCAAGGGTTTCAATGGCAGAAGGGAAAcgtcccaagttttggaaactCAGAGTGACCCCAAAACTGCGAATGAAGGTTGCATCATCGGTAGTGCTGTTGAGAAGGTTGAGAAATACTTATGTTGGGATGATGCTTTGGTTTGCTGGTGGTGTTATGCAATTGAATAATGGTAATGTTCACTTATATCAGAAGACTAACGTTTCACAGTTGTTCGCTTGACAGACGGCAACTAAGGTTGACTAATAAAGTTCTTACAATTAAGTTGAACAACAATTTGAGTTTTATTCATGTGCTTGTGTAATTTGGGAATAAGTTCAAATATTATCAAGttcttgttttgatttttatatttctgGAATTCGTGATGGGACAATATAGCAAGACGTGTACAGAACATGCTTTTTGTAGGTGAAAACATGAAATCTCTTCAGAAAGCAATAATGTATGTAAAATGTTATGTACCTCAACTTGAGCCTACATTAGAAAAGAGAATGTCCGTACACCGTATATAGCACAAAAGCTCTTTCATCATGATACATGATTGAATGATGTGGTGAGGCAgctgataagattttcagccTTTCAAATATAATTAGACGAATTTGGAACATTGTGCCTTCTTTCTCTAGTTGTAaattgcagaaaaaaaaaaaaaaaatctttcatGGTAATTTTTAGCGTCCTTGAAAAATTGAGGGATGGATTTGGGAGTTTAAGTAAGAACAGTTGGACTAGTACAAGTGCTCATATAGTCAATTTCTACAGCAGTTAATTTaagggtgtgtgtgtgtatgtactATGTATGAGGTTATTGTCtgataaatttgaaaacagaGTTGTCAAGTCTGCATTTCCTGTAAACGGGTTTACATGATGTGCAGTTTTCTATTGTATTTTGCTGTAAAAAGGAAGGATATTAGCAAGCAATATTGTCTAAGCATTTATGAGTATCGGTTAGGACTCTCATATTTTGAATGGTGTTGCTGAGATAACATATAAAGCCAAGACACTTCACCTGTTGTGCACGGCATTGGCATGCAGGTCAGGTGGCTATAATTATTAGTtcctgcctgcctgcctgcctgcaatttaaatactttttatcTACTTTAACCAATCTGCCTTTTGAACATCCTGCATCTGCATATTCACAATTGTCACTTTGGTTTCTTCACCTAGTTTTTACTTTGGTTTCATCTTTCCCTTTGGTGTACGTATATTGTTAACAACTTATAAGTTAACAGTAAAATGAGAACCTTGTGAGCAGAAATTGACAAGACACATGTTTCAGATTCCTCAAGACTCATCAGTCAACGTTTGCCGAATTAAAACTTTTGTCATTAAGTGTGAAAATCAATTCAATAAGGATCaacttggttttgttttatttttatcaatcaaCACCGCACCCCGATAAAATTGACTGCACCCTACTTCtgtatttgtatatatataataccaGCCTAGCCTACCAAATAAGTAAAAGCATGGGAAGGGTGAGAGAGTAGAGAATATCATTTGGTGTAGCTAGCTAGGAGAAAAAATGGGTGTCTCTAATTCTGTTGCGCTGGTGGTTGTTCTTCTAGTTGCAGCTGCCATGTTCACCGTGCAGCTAGGTCTGGTCACAGCATCAGCAGCAGGTATCTGTCAATATttctcatttaatttaatttggtgCATATATCTGATTCTATATATTAACTC
This genomic interval carries:
- the LOC18776991 gene encoding lipid phosphate phosphatase 2, which gives rise to MPDFQLGSHTLKSHGVKVAKVHKYDWLILLLLAAVDITLNVIEPFHRFVGEEMMTDLKYPCHKDTIPLWAVPIYAVILPLVIFLLYYFCRKDVYDLHHAILGLFYSVLITLVITDSIKDAVGRPRPNFFWRCFPDGIGEFDPVSGNAMCNGDKKVIKEGHKSFPSGHTSVSFAGLGFLAWYLSGKIKVFDRRGHSAKLCIAFLPLLCAALVGISRVDDYWHHWQDVFAGGLIGITIASICYLQSFPLPNQHDGASAVLSTSCIFFHAGCREEWWPVHVPSHKG
- the LOC18776021 gene encoding probable serine/threonine-protein kinase yakA, encoding MDPPPLPPLPTTITTTAMAATSMQPNYPDSVDSSPRSRNVDAWDEPLPQIPGAKLRLMCSYGGHIIPRPHDKSLCYVGGETRIVLTERSSSLSDLCSRLSRTLLHGRPFSLKYQLPSEDLDSLISVTTDEDLDNMIEEYDRTASTSPLKPSRLRLFLFFAKPETAASMGALLDDAKSESWFVDALNGSGLIPRNLSDSATMDCLLTGSENSCNDLEAQGDFFGDNNKQGINDVMKNVNNVVHDVHSINQESPFVENSSSSFGSSTSSPCLSNLPSIRVRMDDNGARVMQNGHKAIGIEEQFAQMSTGFAAAAPSLAANSGALPPSGTQMMNAMPFSGENVNRVISSDDERSSDQSVPVGFRKPPLPLPLQPLQVNKAAGGGGGGYSLPSPDSVASDSSIASANSLSKPMYYQEQIQVASRENTRGPVSPNTNSDASDLGSQSQVQQVQDSGYTMPPQSDQQQQQQQQQQQQQQQQQQQQQQQQQQQFVHANTHYMHHPATGQAPMQSYYTMYAPPPQQQLHHQLDHQQYPVYLMPVGQSQPYNMPLQPNMADTTAVASSRLTSQNPASAVYKDSIPPIYPTKTTSPTMPEMSASVYKTIVPQTPSLVQVPSNQYQQQYVGFSQMHHHPSQSIAVPSSATASYAYEYANPSHEQVFYTQHPPAPLPPQYQSMTPAAAAAAVALSDDSKQQLPTYSAADQNHTTISH